Part of the Phycisphaerales bacterium genome, TTTGGCTGTGGGGCCAGTTCCTCGACCACGACATGGACGAGACGCCCATCGCCGTGCCCATCGAGCGCTTCGACATCGTCGTGCCTGCGGGCGATCCGTGGTTCGATCCGGAGGAGACCGGCTCGCAGACGATCGAGCTCGACCGGTCGGGCTACCAGCTCGGCGCAGGCCCGCGCGAGCAGATCAACGCCATCACCGCGTTCATCGACGCGTCGAACGTCTACGGCTCGGACCAGGAGCGTGCCAACGAGCTGCGCTCGATGGACGGCACGGGCCGCCTGAAGACCAGCGACGGCGATCTGCTGCCGTACAACGTCAACCGCTTCCCCAATGCGCCCACGCACCTGAACCCGACGCTGTTCCTCGCGGGCGACGTGCGCGCCAACGAGCAGGTCTCGCTGACGGCCATCCACACACTGTTCGTCCGCGAGCACAACTACTGGGCCGACCAGATTCGCGCCGCCAACCCGTCGTTCACCGGAGACGAGGTGTACGAGCACGCCCGCGCGATCGTTGGCGGCATCATGCAAGCGATCACGTACAACGAGTTCCTGCCGCTGCTGCTGGGGCCCGATGCGATCCCACCGTACACCGGCTACGACCCGGGCGTCGATCCGGGCATCTCCAACGTGTTCGCGGCGGCGGCGTTCCGCATGGGCCACTCGATGCTGCCCACCTTCCTGCCGCGGATGGACAGCGACGGCACCGAAGCCGACGAGGGCCACCTGTCGCTCGCGCAAGCCTTCTTCCAGCCGACGCACATCAGCCGCTACGGCATCGACAGCGTTCTGCGGGGCATGTCGATGAAGCGGGCCCAGCAGCTCGATGCGCTCATCATCTCCGACGTACGGAACCTCCTGTTCGGCATCCCGGGCGATGGCGGCTTCGATCTCGCATCGCTCAACATCCAGCGTGGCCGCGATCACGGCCTGCCCGACTTCAACTCGGTTCGCGAGGCATTCGGATTGCCGCGCGTGTCGGACTTCATCGGCGTGACGAGCAACGCGGAGATGCGAGACAAGCTCGCGTCGGTCTACGCCGACTGCGACCAGATCGATCCGTGGGTGGGCTTCCTTGTCGAAGACACCGTGCCGGGCGCGATGGTGGGCGAGACGCTGCGGGCAGCGCTGTCCGACCAGTTCATCCGCCTGCGCGACGGCGACCGCTTCTGGTACGAGGCGTACCTGCCGGCGGACCTCGTCGACACGGTAAACCAGCAGACGCTCTCGACGATCATCCGGCGGCACACGAGCATCGGCGACGAGATCCTCGACGATGCGTTCATCGCGCCAGCGGGCTGCCCGGCAGACCTCGACGACGACGGTACGCTGACGATCTTCGACTTCCTGGCGTTCCAGACGCTGTTCGCAGCGGGCGACCTCAAGGCCGACTTCAACGACGACGGCGTGCTGGACATCTTCGACTTCCTGCTGTTCCAGAACGCCTTCGACGCCGGCTGCGACTGATCGGCAGAAGCGATCAGCCGCCCTGGTTGCTCGGGCCTGCGGACTCGCCGACGCCCAGGTCGAGGGCGCGATCCAGCAGTTCCTGCTCGGCCCTGCGGTACCGCGAGAAGCTGGACATGAGTTGCTCGTGCAGTTGCTCGATCGCCTGCTGGCGGCCGGGCAAGTCGACCGGCCCGCGCTCGTCGGTGCTCAGCGAAATCAGGCTCTCGCTCGCGGCCCGGAGGTCGCTGGCGGCCTGCGCGAACGATCGGGTTGCGTCGTAGATGAGCTCGCCCTCCAGCTCGCGCGTCGTCGGACGCTGCAAGAGCCGCCACGGGCTGCGCCGAACCTCGAGCATGGTGAGCTTGGCCTGATCGGTGGCCAGACGCAGGTTGGCCATGCTGCGGCGGATGCCGGGCGTTTCGGACTCCAGGAGCGCCGCGGCATCGGCAGCGAGGGCAACGCCTTCTTCGCTGGCGGCACGAGCATTCTCGACCGTCTCGAGCGCGGTGGGCAGCAACTCTTCGTTGGTCCGCTCGGTGATCTCGGCGAGGTCGGCGATGACGCGATCGATGTTCGGGCGGTTGTCATCGATGGTTGCGCGCACGCTCTGGATGACCTCGCCAAGCTCGACCGTTCGCTCGTCGAGCCGGGTTGCCAGCGCGGTCCAGACGTCGACGCTCTCGCGAACGTCGATCAGCGCGCCCTCGACCTGATCGCCGATGCCGGGCAGTCGCTCGCGCAGGTCCCCGGTAATCGATCGCGCGTCCTGCAGCGCGAGATTCAGCTCGTCAATGGCTGTCCCGACCTCGGGTTCGACGTCGGTCAGGATGCGGCTGACTCGCTCGCTGGCTGCGGCGAGCGAAGCGATCGATCGACGGATGTTCTCCATGTCGTCGTCGTTCAGGCCCGTCTGGGCGAGCAGGCCGGGCGAGGGCTTGCCCAGCACGAGTCCGCCCTCGGCGAGCTGCGTGCCCGCGCCAACGCTGATGAAGTTGACCACCGTGCCCGTGCCAAGCAGGGGGACTTCGAGGCGCACCACGGCGTCTTCGTGGAGGACCAGATCGTCGTTGACGTCGATCTGGACGTCCAGTGCGTCGACGGCTCCCGCTTCGTCGGCGAGTGAGATGTCGGCCACGCTGCCGACCTTCATCCCGCCGACGCGGACTTCGGCCCCCGGCGCGAGCAGGCCGGCGTTGTGCGAGAGCTCGAAGCGAACGACGTAGGACCTGGTCGGCGTCAGGGCCGACAGAAAGTCGCTCAGGATCGCCGTGACGAGCACGGCCAAGGCGACCGCCGCGATGAAGAAGGCACCCACGATCGCGTTTCGTCCACGAGCCGGCGGCATGTCGGGGGCGCTCCCTTCGGGCGTGCCAAACGCGGGTTTGGCTGCTCAGGCCTGCAAGATCCGCCGAAGCCGCTGCAACACGCTCTCGTCTTCGGTCCTGGGAACCATACGCGAGGGCTCCACGCTGCGCATGCCCGGAACGCCGGGACGCACGCCCAGGATGTCCTGCTCCCAGTCGCTGCCGCTCTGCCGCTCGCTCAGCGGCCCCTCGGCCGAGCCACGCAGGAACTGGTGGATAATCTGCTCGTCTTCGCTAAGCGAATCGACCTCGGCATCGGGTACGTCCCGCACGCGCTCGAACCAGGACTTGGACTCGACGGCCAGCATGCGGCCCTTGTCGAGCATGGCCATGCGGTCGGCGATGGTGAAGGCCGAGTCCATCTCGTGGGTCACCACCACGCAGGCGATGCCCAGCTTCTTGGTCAGGTCGAGCAGCAAGCGGTCGATCTGGGCGCTCGTGATCGGATCGAGCCCGGCGCTGGGCTCGTCGCAAAAGAGGAGCTGGGGGTCGAGGGCCATCGCTCGCGCGAGCCCGGCCCGCTTCTTCATGCCCCCGGAGATCTGCGCCGGGAACAGGTCGGCCGCCTCGCGGAGCTGGACCTGCTCGAGCTTGATCTTGACCTGGATGTCGATGATCTCCTGGCTGAGGCGTGTATGCTCCTGCAATGGAAGAGCCACGTTCTCGGCCACGGTCATGCTGTTGAAGAGCGCGCCGCTCTGGAACAGGATGCCAAACTTCAGACGCACCTGGTTGAGCTTCTCTTCGGTGAGCCCGCAGATATCGTGCTCGAACATCGAGATGCTGCCCGCGTCGCTCTTGAGCGAGCCGATCATGAGTCGCAGCAGCGTGCTCTTGCCCGAGCCCGAGCCCCCCATGATGACCATGGTCTCGCCGGGCAAGACGTCGAGATCGATGCCCCGAAGGATCTCGCGGCCGTCGAAGCTCTTGCGCAGGCCTCGGACGCGTAGCACCGGGCCATCGTTCTTGCCCGGCGGCATGGCTCAGCCCTCGCCCGAACTGCTGTCATCGCCGCCCGAGTCAGGGTCGGTCGGCTCGGGATCAACCAGATCAGGGTCGGCCGGTGTCGGCGCACTCGGTACCACCGGCATGGTCGAGCCCGCGGGCGGCAAGAGCCAGACGAGCGAGCCGTCCGGGGCCTCGAACGCGATGTTGTGGACGACGTTCGAGCCCGCGGCACCCTGGTTCGGGATGATGACCATGAACAGGACGGTCCCCTGATCGAACGGCAGCGCGAGCGGCGCTGCGGCGTACGACGCGGGCGAGTACACCTGGCCGGCGTCAGCCTGAGCGGTCTCGATGCTCGGGCCGACCTCGATCGCCAGTTGGATGAGGTCCCACATGCCTTCGGGCCGGGCTTGCATCGCACCGAACTCTGCCGACAGCGCGTTGCCCCAGGCGTCCATCGATGCATCGTCGAGCAGCTGCGCCTGCGAACTGACCATGTAGCTCTGCGCCTCTTGGAGGTCGCGCGCCTCGACGGCCTCGACCAGCCTGCCCAGCCCGCTCCATTCGCGGCCGGCCGCGGCCGCACCGAAGATGATCGCGATGTTGATGGCGCCGGCGACCAGACCGATGACGATCGCGGCGATGGCCAGGCCGCCGCCCTTCTTGCGACCGCCCGACGACGAGATGAGTACGAGCGCGAGCACGCCCAGCAGCAGGCCGAACGGACCGACGCCCGGGATGCAGCAGGCGATCAGGCCGACCAGCGAGATCACGAAGGCGAAGACGGCCAGGATGCTGGTCTTCGGCTCGAGGTACTCGGGGCCGCCGGCAAATTCCTGGGGCTGGGCGTAGGGATTGTCGCTCATGCCGCAGGGTAGCCCGCCCAGAAGCCTGTCAACGCCAGGGCAACCGACACGCGGCCGCGGCTAGACCGTCGCCGTCACCACCTGGTGGGCCTCGACGATGGCGTCGGCGGCGAAGCGGACCTCGTCCTCGGTAGTGAACCGCGAGAGGCTGATCCGCAGGGAGCCGGCGGCCTTCTTCTTGTCGAGCCCCATCGCGCACAGCACCGGGCTTGGCTCGAGCGAGCCGCTGCTGCACGCCGAGCCGGCCGAGACGCACACGCCCATCTCGGCGAG contains:
- a CDS encoding MlaD family protein, which gives rise to MPPARGRNAIVGAFFIAAVALAVLVTAILSDFLSALTPTRSYVVRFELSHNAGLLAPGAEVRVGGMKVGSVADISLADEAGAVDALDVQIDVNDDLVLHEDAVVRLEVPLLGTGTVVNFISVGAGTQLAEGGLVLGKPSPGLLAQTGLNDDDMENIRRSIASLAAASERVSRILTDVEPEVGTAIDELNLALQDARSITGDLRERLPGIGDQVEGALIDVRESVDVWTALATRLDERTVELGEVIQSVRATIDDNRPNIDRVIADLAEITERTNEELLPTALETVENARAASEEGVALAADAAALLESETPGIRRSMANLRLATDQAKLTMLEVRRSPWRLLQRPTTRELEGELIYDATRSFAQAASDLRAASESLISLSTDERGPVDLPGRQQAIEQLHEQLMSSFSRYRRAEQELLDRALDLGVGESAGPSNQGG
- a CDS encoding peroxidase family protein — protein: MDAKKLNNACLLVLVAGLCLPTLAQDGPASPAGPVVEPRPETPDRRSSLVQRAYVTRFMPPLPLGNPNAPGVDDPATFPDEFRTINGRFNNLVVPWLGSTGQTFVRKAPAAYGDGAGRIPARSDGSSARAISQAIADQGGNDMPSNVGNSNMFWLWGQFLDHDMDETPIAVPIERFDIVVPAGDPWFDPEETGSQTIELDRSGYQLGAGPREQINAITAFIDASNVYGSDQERANELRSMDGTGRLKTSDGDLLPYNVNRFPNAPTHLNPTLFLAGDVRANEQVSLTAIHTLFVREHNYWADQIRAANPSFTGDEVYEHARAIVGGIMQAITYNEFLPLLLGPDAIPPYTGYDPGVDPGISNVFAAAAFRMGHSMLPTFLPRMDSDGTEADEGHLSLAQAFFQPTHISRYGIDSVLRGMSMKRAQQLDALIISDVRNLLFGIPGDGGFDLASLNIQRGRDHGLPDFNSVREAFGLPRVSDFIGVTSNAEMRDKLASVYADCDQIDPWVGFLVEDTVPGAMVGETLRAALSDQFIRLRDGDRFWYEAYLPADLVDTVNQQTLSTIIRRHTSIGDEILDDAFIAPAGCPADLDDDGTLTIFDFLAFQTLFAAGDLKADFNDDGVLDIFDFLLFQNAFDAGCD
- a CDS encoding ATP-binding cassette domain-containing protein, with product MPPGKNDGPVLRVRGLRKSFDGREILRGIDLDVLPGETMVIMGGSGSGKSTLLRLMIGSLKSDAGSISMFEHDICGLTEEKLNQVRLKFGILFQSGALFNSMTVAENVALPLQEHTRLSQEIIDIQVKIKLEQVQLREAADLFPAQISGGMKKRAGLARAMALDPQLLFCDEPSAGLDPITSAQIDRLLLDLTKKLGIACVVVTHEMDSAFTIADRMAMLDKGRMLAVESKSWFERVRDVPDAEVDSLSEDEQIIHQFLRGSAEGPLSERQSGSDWEQDILGVRPGVPGMRSVEPSRMVPRTEDESVLQRLRRILQA